From Anopheles funestus chromosome 3RL, idAnoFuneDA-416_04, whole genome shotgun sequence, a single genomic window includes:
- the LOC125772155 gene encoding uncharacterized protein LOC125772155 — protein sequence MPFAVVEAREEDGNKELCVVPEGWILDTRHKETILLWPKCVGPKIYKLLNDGDSVGNTTWLKMDCAVIKINITRPSVAYEYISNMKGEPTESPKSTNPPLKQSEISSLLAEDFTDPPTDNEASNTRNENATPVPATALKTTEISVTSQLGNISEKDLLTFVKNLDTKVIKLQDVIHKVMDKLLRMESMAQVLLHRYGIKSVTSTPMISEVDFTLIDSLESMEAFNENLLNSKFQEEIYHWLASNVTETHSESRMMEAMDLLFNKKFLTKCSWTGVGRGTEKIPMMRMVNITKLFRRIGTHNGVITNQRMVMLFFMKKLRNAVRRSQVKHLRRSTTHFFKSNKIKSEN from the exons ATGccatttgctgttgttgaagCACGTGAAGAAGATGGGAACAAGGAACTATGTGTGGTTCCTGAGGGATGGATTTTGGATACGCGTCACAAGGAAACGATCCTGCTGTGGCCAAAGTGTGTTGGaccaaaaatatacaaactaTTAAATGACGGTGATAGTGTGGGCAATACAACATGGCTTAAAATGGATTGTGCAGTAATAAAGATCAATATTACTCGACCATCAGTTGCGTACgaatatatttcaaatatgAAAGGAGAACCCACGGAGTCACCGAAGAGCACAAATCCACCGCTTAAACAGTCGGAAATATCCAGCCTTCTAGCTGAAGATTTTACTGATCCACCTACAGACAATGAAGCCAGCAACACACGGaatgaaaatg CAACGCCAGTTCCTGCAACAGCACttaaaacaacagaaatcaGTGTAACTTCACAGCTAGGAAATATATCCGAGAAGGATTTGTtaacatttgttaaaaaccTAGATACAAAAGTAATTAAGCTGCAAGATGTTATCCACAAAGTGATGGACAAACTTTTACGCATGGAATCGATGGCGCAAGTTTTACTGCATAGATATGGTATCAAGTCCGTTACATCCACACCCATGATTAGCGAGGTAGATTTTACGCTCATTGATAGTTTGGAAAGCATGGAAGCTTTCAATGAAAACCTACTGAACAGTAAGTTCCAGGAGGAGATTTACCATTGGCTGGCAAGTAACGTGACGGAGACGCACAGTGAAAGTCGAATGATGGAGGCAATggatttattgtttaataagAAATTTTTGACAAAGTGCAGCTGGACCGGTGTCGGTAGAGGCACAGAAAAGATCCCGATGATGAGAATGGTCAACATCACCAAACTGTTTCGACGCATCGGCACACACAATGGGGTGATCACAAATCAGCGGATGGTGATGCTATTTTTCATGAAGAAATTGAGAAACGCTGTTAGACGAAGCCAAGTGAAACATTTGCGCAGAAGTACGACGCACTTTTTTAAatcgaataaaataaagagcGAGAACTAG
- the LOC125772195 gene encoding uncharacterized protein LOC125772195, which yields MKATVIMLLLLVVTFGTCRMTPFKGTRTYNLETDADRYGRYERVLLGIKTSEGLRLDPNLLEEIRQVLLDDERQQTSGQEAKPVNVQLYKPLQSRHIAQLLYRARLNTSPAHGRAR from the exons ATGAAAGCGACAGTGATC ATGCTGCTCCTGTTGGTGGTTACGTTCGGCACGTGCCGGATGACACCGTTCAAGGGTACGCGCACTTACAACCTCGAAACGGACGCCGATCGGTACGGACGCTACGAACGAGTGCTGCTCGGTATTAAAACATCCGAAGGGTTGCGTCTCGATCCGAACCTGCTGGAGGAGATACGCCAGGTGCTGTTAGATGACGAACGACAGCAAACATCCGGTCAGGAAGCAAAACCAGTCAATGTGCAGCTCTACAAACCACTCCAATCGCGTCATATCGCTCAACTGCTTTATCGGGCACGACTCAACACATCACCAGCCCACGGTCGGGCTCGATAG